The Apodemus sylvaticus chromosome 22, mApoSyl1.1, whole genome shotgun sequence genome includes a region encoding these proteins:
- the Piwil1 gene encoding piwi-like protein 1, which produces MTGRARARARGRARGQETVQHVGAVASQQPGYIPPRPQQSPTEGDLVGRGRQRGMVVGATSKSQELQISAGFQELSLAERGGRRRDFHDLGVNTRQNLDHVKESKTGSSGIIVKLSTNHFRLTSRPQWALYQYHIDYNPLMEARRLRSALLFQHEDLIGRCHAFDGTILFLPKRLQHKVTEVFSQTRNGEHVRITITLTNELPPTSPTCLQFYNIIFRRLLKIMNLQQIGRNYYNPSDPIDIPNHRLVIWPGFTTSILQYENNIMLCTDVSHKVLRSETVLDFMFNLYQQTEEHKFQEQVSKELIGLIVLTKYNNKTYRVDDIDWDQNPKSTFKKADGSEVSFLEYYRKQYNQEITDLKQPVLVSQPKRRRGPGGTLPGPAMLIPELCYLTGLTDKMRNDFNVMKDLAVHTRLTPEQRQREVGRLIDYIHKDDNVQRELRDWGLSFDSNLLSFSGRILQSEKIHQGGKTFDYNPQFADWSKETRGAPLISVKPLDNWLLIYTRRNYEAANSLIQNLFKVTPAMGIQMKKAIMIEVDDRTEAYLRALQQKVTSDTQIVVCLLSSNRKDKYDAIKKYLCTDCPTPSQCVVARTLGKQQTVMAIATKIALQMNCKMGGELWRVDMPLKLAMIVGIDCYHDTTAGRRSIAGFVASINEGMTRWFSRCVFQDRGQELVDGLKVCLQAALRAWSGCNEYMPSRVIVYRDGVGDGQLKTLVNYEVPQFLDCLKSVGRGYNPRLTVIVVKKRVNARFFAQSGGRLQNPLPGTVIDVEVTRPEWYDFFIVSQAVRSGSVSPTHYNVIYDSSGLKPDHIQRLTYKLCHVYYNWPGVIRVPAPCQYAHKLAFLVGQSIHREPNLSLSNRLYYL; this is translated from the exons ATGACTGGCCGAGCCCGAGCCCGGGCCCGCGGCAGAGCCCGAGGTCAGGAGACGGTGCAGCATGTTGGGGCTGTTGCG AGCCAGCAGCCTGGGTACATCCCGCCGAGACCTCAGCAGTCCCCTACAGAGGGGGACTTGGTTGGCCGAGGACGACAGAGGGGAATGGTAGTTGGAGCCACGTCCAAGTCACAAG AACTGCAGATCTCGGCTGGGTTCCAGGAGCTGTCActggcagagagaggagggcGTCGCCGAGACTTTCATGACCTTGGTGTGAACACCAGACAGAACCTTGACCATGTCAAAGAGTCAAAGACAG GCTCCTCTGGCATCATTGTGAAGCTGAGTACCAACCACTTCCGGCTGACCTCGCGCCCGCAGTGGGCCCTGTATCAGTACCACATCGACTACAATCCCCTGATGGAGGCCCGCAGGCTACGCTCTGCCCTGCTCTTCCAGCACGAAGACCTCATCGGAAGGTGTCATGCTTTCGATGGGACGATATTGTTTTTGCCTAAGAGACTACAGCACAAG GTCACGGAAGTATTCAGTCAGACTCGGAATGGGGAGCACGTGAGGATCACCATCACCCTGACCAATGAGCTGCCGCCCACCTCGCCCACCTGCCTGCAGTTCTACAACATCATCTTCAGGAG GCTCTTGAAAATCATGAATTTGCAACAGATCGGACGGAATTATTACAACCCAAGTGACCCGATTGATATTCCAAATCACAG GTTGGTGATCTGGCCGGGCTTCACCACGTCCATCCTTCAGTATGAGAACAACATCATGCTCTGCACAGACGTCAGCCACAAGGTCCTCCGCAGCGAGACCGTCCTAGACTTCATGTTCAATCTGTACCAGCAGACGGAGGAGCACAAGTTCCAGGAGCAAGTGTCAAAGGAGCTCATAGGCCTCATCGTGCTCACCAA GTACAACAACAAGACCTACAGAGTAGATGACATTGACTGGGACCAGAATCCAAAGAGCACCTTCAAGAAGGCCGACGGCTCGGAGGTCAGCTTCCTGGAGTACTACAGGAAG CAATACAACCAGGAGATCACGGACTTGAAGCAGCCAGTGCTGGTGAGCCAGCCCAAGCGGAGGAGAGGCCCTGGCGGCACCCTGCCTGGCCCAGCCATGCTCATCCCTGAACTCTGCTACCTCACAG GCCTGACGGATAAAATGCGCAACGATTTCAACGTGATGAAGGACCTGGCGGTGCACACGCGCCTGACCCCCGAGCAGCGGCAGCGGGAGGTGGGCCGCCTCATCGACTACATTCACAA GGATGACAACGTGCAGAGAGAGCTTCGAGACTGGGGCCTGAGTTTCGACTCGAACTTGCTGTCCTTCTCAGGAAGAATCTTACAATCCGAGAAGATCCACCAGGGTGGAAAGACG TTTGATTACAACCCACAATTTGCAGACTGGTCCAAAGAAACGCGAGGCGCGCCGCTGATCAGCGTGAAGCCGTTGGATAATTGGCTGCTGATCTATACCCGCAGGAATTACGAAGCAGCCAACTCACTGATACAGAACCTGTTCAAAGTGACTCCGGCCATGGGCATCCAGATGAAAAAGGCTATCAT GATCGAGGTGGACGACAGAACGGAAGCTTATCTGAGAGCCTTGCAGCAGAAGGTGACATCAGACACTCAGATA GTGGTCTGTCTCTTGTCAAGTAATCGGAAGGACAAATACGATGCCATCAAGAAGTACTTGTGTACAGACTGCCCTACCCCAAGTCAGTGTGTGGTGGCCCGGACCCTGGGCAAGCAGCAGACAGTCATGGCCATCGCCACCAAGATTGCCCTGCAGATGAACTGCAAGATGGGAGGCGAGCTCTGGAGAGTGGACATGCCT CTGAAACTGGCAATGATCGTGGGCATCGACTGTTACCATGACACCACAGCGGGGCGGAGGTCCATCGCAGGATTCGTCGCCAGCATCAATGAAGGGATGACCCG CTGGTTCTCCCGCTGCGTCTTTCAGGACCGTGGACAGGAGCTGGTGGATGGTCTCAAGGTGTGCTTGCAAG ctGCTCTGAGGGCTTGGAGTGGCTGCAACGAATACATGCCCAGCCGCGTCATTGTGTACCGTGACGGGGTAGGGGACGGGCAGCTGAAGACCCTGGTCAATTATGAGGTCCCACAGTTTCTAGATTGCCTCAAGTCGGTCGGTAGAGGTTACAA CCCAAGACTGACTGTGATTGTGGTGAAGAAGCGGGTCAATGCCAGGTTTTTTGCTCAATCTGGGGGAAGACTTCAGAACCCTCTGCCAGGGACAGTCATCGATGTGGAAGTCACCAGACCCGAGTG GTATGACTTTTTCATCGTGAGCCAGGCAGTGAGAAGCGGGAGTGTGTCCCCAACACACTACAATGTCATCTACGACAGCAGTGGCCTGAAGCCTGACCATATCCAGAGACTGACCTACAAGCTCTGCCACGTGTACTACAATTGGCCC GGAGTCATCCGAGTCCCTGCACCTTGCCAGTATGCGCACAAGCTGGCCTTCCTTGTGGGTCAGAGCATCCATAGAGAGCCGAACCTGTCTCTGTCCAACCGCCTCTACTACCTCTAA